A genomic region of Chelmon rostratus isolate fCheRos1 chromosome 8, fCheRos1.pri, whole genome shotgun sequence contains the following coding sequences:
- the LOC121610343 gene encoding potassium voltage-gated channel subfamily G member 4-like codes for MAIIGNGFDDQSFSSEDTYNHVFTDTEAATVKGLYFQRAQLLRPGASGWSLDPCQQALINVGGIRYAYPWSTLEDIPQSRLSRLRFCTTLKEIAEVCDDYDEMRHEFFFDRDPLAFRAIHNYLAKGKLRLLQEVCDVSLHGELVYWGIDIPLMEPCCRRGLMSSVEEATAHQLKEEEWRQARRRRLRALVVEDSLFHMLGEAVENPHSGLAGKVFAFLSVIMVVITVVSLCISTMPDPQHQQQEEATSKCSQRCCNLFVVESVCVAWFSFEFLVRFFHAQSKLEFVRGPLNIIDAAAILPYYVSLFLELGDESVQEIMAGAGKGTLDKLGLILRVMRALRILYVMRLARHSTGLQTLGVTIQRSTTDFGLLLLFVCVAVTLFSPLVHLAESELAPNAARSPLLSFSSIPASYWWSIISVTTVGYGDMVPHSIPGQLVALVSILSGILILSFPSTSIFHTFHRTYIELKEEHGRLWREERGAELATETDESMKERETWPDNWPEPNFLPGLDDPSYLFMKDLTVAAQSKSHERLFSPVTY; via the exons ATGGCTATCATTGGAAATGGCTTTGATGACCAGTCCTTTAGTAGTGAAGACACTTACAACCACGtcttcacagacacagaggctgCCACCGTCAAAGGCTTGTACTTCCAACGTGCTCAGCTGCTCCGACCAGGAGCATCAGGCTGGAGCCTCGATCCCTGCCAGCAGGCCCTCATCAACGTGGGGGGCATTCGGTACGCCTACCCCTGGAGCACCCTGGAGGATATCCCCCAGAGCCGCCTGAGTCGTCTACGCTTCTGCACCACCCTGAAGGAGATAGCAGAGGTTTGTGACGACTATGATGAGATGCGACATGAATTCTTCTTTGACCGAGACCCTTTAGCCTTTCGGGCCATCCACAACTACCTGGCAAAAGGGAAGTTGCGTCTGCTGCAGGAGGTCTGCGATGTGTCGCTGCATGGTGAGCTGGTATACTGGGGCATTGATATACCACTGATGGAGCCCTGCTGCCGCCGTGGCCTGATGTCCTCTGTGGAGGAGGCGACCGCACACCAGCTCAAGGAGGAAGAGTGGCGgcaggcgaggaggaggaggctgagagcTCTTGTGGTAGAGGACAGCCTGTTTCACATGCTGGGAGAAGCAGTGGAGAACCCTCATTCCGGTTTAGCAGGAAAGGTGTTTGCCTTCCTGTCCGTCATCATGGTGGTGATCACTGTGGTCAGCCTGTGCATCAGCACCATGCCAGACccacagcatcaacagcagGAAGAAGCCACT AGTAAATGCTCCCAAAGGTGCTGCAACCTGTTTGTGgtggagtctgtgtgtgtcgcTTGGTTCTCCTTTGAGTTTCTAGTGCGATTTTTCCACGCACAGAGTAAGCTGGAGTTTGTCCGTGGCCCTCTGAACATCATTGATGCTGCTGCCATCCTGCCCTACTATGTCTCACTGTTTCTAGAGCTTGGGGATGAGTCTGTGCAGGAAATTATGGCTGGTGCAGGAAAAGGCACTCTGGATAAACTGGGTCTAATCTTGCGTGTGATGAGGGCTCTGCGTATCCTGTACGTGATGAGGCTGGCCCGCCACTCTACGGGTCTGCAGACGTTGGGAGTGACTATCCAGCGCAGTACGACTGACtttggcctgctgctgctctttgtgtgtgtcgcTGTGACCCTCTTCTCCCCACTGGTACATCTTGCTGAGAGTGAGCTGGCCCCGAACGCTGCCAGATCCCCCCTGCTCAGCTTCAGCAGCATCCCAGCGTCATACTGGTGGTCCATCATCTCTGTGACCACAGTGGGATACGGTGACATGGTGCCCCACAGCATCCCCGGCCAACTGGTGGCACTGGTCAGCATATTATCAGGGATCCTCATTCTGTCTTTCCCTTCTACATCTATCTTCCACACGTTCCATCGAACCTACATCGAGCTCAAGGAGGAGCACGGGAggctgtggagagaggaaaggggggCCGAGCTCGCCACTGAGACTGACGAAAgcatgaaagaaagagaaacttGGCCTGATAACTGGCCAGAACCCAATTTTTTACCTGGTCTTGATGATCCTTCCTACCTTTTCATGAAAGACTTAACAGTAGCGGCTCAGAGCAAGAGTCATGAACgtcttttttctcctgttaCTTATTGA